In one window of Williamwhitmania taraxaci DNA:
- the lpxB gene encoding lipid-A-disaccharide synthase encodes MRYYLIAGEASGDLHGSMLIRGIRQQDPNAEFRFWGGDLMAEEAGIPVRHYRELAFMGFIEVLLNIFKVLGNIRFCKKDVAQWNPDVVILIDYPGFNFRIAEFAHNKGFKVFYYIAPKVWAWKEGRVKRIQRNVDKLFVIFPFEIDYFKRFQIDAYYTGNPLIDSVAKKIDALPTLEEFKAEHGLDERPILTLLSGSRRQEIAKCLPTMAKLAERFPDFQVVVAGAPSLTISDYNETVGALPVKIIFGKTYELLAFAKAAAVVSGTATLEAALIGTPQVVCYQASPISYYIAKRFIKVRYISLVNLIMDKPVVKELIQHDFTIDKIAQELNELLYDSPARSAMLHEYQLLRTMLGEPGVAYRVGEQMVTELKQLKA; translated from the coding sequence ATGCGCTACTATCTCATTGCCGGGGAAGCATCGGGCGACCTACATGGCTCTATGCTAATTCGGGGTATAAGGCAACAAGATCCCAATGCCGAATTTCGTTTCTGGGGCGGCGATTTAATGGCTGAAGAGGCTGGAATACCCGTTAGGCACTACCGAGAATTGGCGTTCATGGGTTTTATTGAAGTGCTGCTGAATATCTTTAAGGTGCTCGGAAATATTCGCTTTTGCAAAAAGGATGTTGCTCAATGGAATCCCGATGTGGTTATTCTTATTGATTACCCCGGGTTTAATTTCCGAATTGCTGAGTTCGCTCACAATAAAGGATTTAAGGTTTTCTACTACATTGCTCCCAAGGTGTGGGCGTGGAAGGAGGGACGTGTCAAGCGAATCCAGCGTAACGTGGATAAACTCTTTGTGATTTTCCCTTTCGAAATAGACTATTTTAAGCGTTTTCAGATTGATGCCTACTATACCGGTAATCCGCTTATTGATAGTGTGGCGAAAAAGATTGATGCTCTACCAACCCTCGAAGAGTTTAAGGCAGAACATGGACTTGATGAACGGCCCATCCTCACCCTTTTGAGCGGTAGCCGAAGGCAAGAGATAGCTAAGTGTCTTCCTACCATGGCAAAGTTAGCCGAACGGTTCCCCGATTTCCAAGTTGTTGTGGCTGGTGCGCCTTCGCTCACGATTAGCGATTATAATGAAACGGTTGGTGCGTTACCCGTGAAAATTATTTTTGGAAAGACATACGAGTTGCTTGCCTTTGCCAAGGCTGCGGCGGTGGTTTCGGGAACGGCAACCTTGGAGGCTGCTCTTATTGGCACTCCGCAAGTGGTTTGCTACCAAGCTTCCCCTATTTCCTATTACATTGCAAAACGATTTATTAAGGTTCGCTATATCTCTTTGGTAAACCTGATTATGGATAAGCCGGTTGTTAAGGAGCTTATTCAGCACGACTTTACAATCGACAAGATTGCCCAGGAACTTAACGAATTGCTTTACGATAGCCCAGCCCGAAGCGCAATGCTCCACGAATATCAACTTCTCCGCACAATGCTTGGCGAGCCAGGTGTGGCTTATCGGGTAGGGGAGCAGATGGTTACCGAATTAAAACAACTGAAAGCTTAA
- a CDS encoding SpoIID/LytB domain-containing protein — MKNFLVLAFLVVSCNLSANTDSLRIALFYTQPLSSVAIVTEGEYHLMLDSSRSVSITSGEMLFFSISEGKVRVRTASKHIGSFNSVVLYSNTSSGSFKTMPTNPKLAARWYDDNAILTPQNGKLLLVNHVELEKYIAGVVEAEAGNSAKPEFYKAQVLLARTYALGHTDKHAPEGFSLCDDVHCQAFKGRSTRNPEIFKAALATHRQVVADSTGKLIIAAFHSTCGGETANSEQVWPKAKYYLTRVADPFCVGKRNATWEKRMPVNVFTSYLSSKGFSSSSLTGEGLSFLQESRKTYYKIGRDSIAFARIRTDLGLRSAFFSVTKVDGEVVLKGKGYGHGVGMCQIGAMEMANRGMDYIAIINFYFKGVKIIPIEEVTNFFPDAREVELIVGEPNTSDIGQ; from the coding sequence ATGAAGAATTTCCTAGTCCTTGCGTTTCTCGTAGTATCTTGTAACCTATCTGCTAATACCGATTCGCTCCGAATAGCCCTTTTCTACACGCAACCATTATCTTCAGTGGCCATTGTTACCGAAGGTGAATACCACTTAATGCTCGATAGTTCTCGCTCAGTATCCATTACCAGCGGAGAAATGCTTTTCTTTTCTATATCCGAAGGTAAGGTTCGGGTAAGAACAGCAAGCAAACACATTGGGTCATTCAACTCTGTAGTTTTGTATAGTAATACCTCGTCGGGATCGTTTAAGACAATGCCGACCAATCCTAAACTTGCGGCTCGTTGGTACGACGATAACGCCATTCTCACGCCCCAAAATGGTAAGTTGTTGTTGGTAAACCATGTTGAGTTGGAGAAATACATTGCAGGGGTAGTTGAGGCGGAGGCTGGCAATTCGGCTAAACCTGAATTTTATAAGGCACAGGTATTGCTTGCACGCACCTATGCACTCGGCCACACCGACAAACATGCTCCAGAGGGATTCAGCCTTTGCGACGATGTGCATTGCCAGGCATTTAAGGGGCGTTCGACACGTAACCCTGAGATTTTTAAGGCTGCCCTTGCAACTCACCGTCAGGTAGTGGCCGATTCTACAGGAAAACTCATCATTGCGGCTTTTCATTCCACTTGTGGTGGCGAAACGGCTAACTCCGAACAGGTTTGGCCTAAAGCAAAATACTACCTTACTAGGGTTGCTGATCCATTCTGCGTGGGTAAACGGAATGCAACGTGGGAGAAGCGTATGCCGGTAAATGTTTTTACCAGCTATCTTTCGTCCAAGGGTTTTTCGTCGAGTTCGCTTACTGGTGAAGGCCTCTCATTTCTTCAAGAGAGCCGAAAGACCTATTACAAAATAGGTAGAGATTCTATTGCATTTGCTCGAATCAGGACCGATTTAGGCCTTCGCTCGGCGTTCTTTAGCGTGACAAAAGTTGATGGCGAAGTTGTTCTCAAAGGTAAAGGATACGGACATGGTGTGGGGATGTGTCAAATAGGGGCCATGGAAATGGCAAACCGCGGCATGGATTATATCGCTATTATCAACTTTTACTTTAAAGGGGTGAAAATAATTCC